A genomic window from Cloacibacillus evryensis DSM 19522 includes:
- a CDS encoding manganese efflux pump MntP family protein codes for MMFGEYLTLGATAASLAMDAFSVSICIGLCHERLRLREALILGAAFGFFQFFMPLLGGEIAEHLSGFFDIWTPWIAAALIIWVAVNMIKEARDCENGGKSCMSVTFKSVAVLALATSLDALAVGFSIESTGGSALTLAVLAGIITLSLSIFGALVGKRLGSTFGKKAEYLGGGVLLAIAAKIIFDAL; via the coding sequence ATGATGTTCGGAGAATATCTTACGCTCGGAGCGACCGCGGCCTCTCTCGCGATGGACGCCTTTTCTGTCTCGATCTGCATCGGCCTCTGCCATGAACGGCTGCGGCTGCGCGAGGCCCTCATTCTCGGCGCGGCCTTCGGCTTTTTTCAGTTCTTTATGCCGCTGCTCGGCGGCGAGATCGCCGAACATTTGAGCGGCTTCTTCGATATCTGGACGCCGTGGATCGCCGCCGCGCTCATAATATGGGTGGCGGTCAATATGATAAAGGAGGCGCGGGACTGCGAAAACGGCGGCAAAAGCTGTATGTCGGTGACATTTAAAAGCGTCGCCGTGCTTGCGCTGGCGACGTCGCTCGACGCCCTCGCGGTGGGCTTTTCGATAGAGAGCACCGGCGGTTCGGCGCTGACCCTCGCCGTGCTTGCGGGGATCATCACCCTTTCCCTTTCGATCTTCGGCGCGCTCGTCGGCAAACGCCTCGGGAGCACCTTCGGCAAAAAGGCCGAATACCTGGGAGGCGGCGTCCTCCTCGCGATCGCCGCGAAGATAATCTTCGACGCGTTGTAA
- the recF gene encoding DNA replication/repair protein RecF (All proteins in this family for which functions are known are DNA-binding proteins that assist the filamentation of RecA onto DNA for the initiation of recombination or recombinational repair.) — protein sequence MGFSRVRFNNFKNLEPREMRWSPGLNLLTGENGAGKTNILEGINIISGWGPLERGTKALSMPTWGSGSSDVQLTGELESGGIIRVKISRRYMLRLDDKAVTAADLRWNIPVLTFLPDDMSIVEGSSVFRRRLLDMLLALILPSYAMRLAEYRRGVRQKAFFLKRGMPAMIADRALLPLASWIWRMREEGVKLLSSCLEGMSELTPARITLSLKRGGAGFDDDCEDDYTKAVIANRGREAAVRFPVVGPHRDDIMITAGDRPASEALSRGLRRRTAIALMLAAADGVKRKIGRDPVLLLDEVTAELDSSGRSLLFEALLSRGTQVFAATAEPFCENFPGLIHKVSGGRITESRENR from the coding sequence ATGGGATTTAGCCGGGTTCGATTCAATAATTTTAAAAACCTTGAGCCCCGGGAGATGAGATGGTCCCCGGGGCTGAATTTACTGACGGGGGAAAACGGCGCCGGCAAGACGAACATCCTCGAGGGGATCAACATAATATCCGGGTGGGGGCCGCTTGAACGCGGCACGAAGGCCCTCTCCATGCCGACCTGGGGGAGCGGCTCGTCTGATGTGCAGCTGACGGGAGAGCTTGAATCCGGCGGGATAATCCGCGTTAAAATTTCGCGCCGCTACATGCTGCGGCTCGACGACAAGGCCGTTACCGCCGCCGATCTGCGCTGGAACATCCCCGTGCTGACCTTCCTTCCCGACGACATGTCGATCGTGGAGGGATCGTCGGTATTTCGCAGAAGGCTGCTCGATATGCTGCTGGCCCTGATACTCCCCTCTTACGCGATGAGGCTCGCCGAATACCGGCGCGGCGTCCGCCAGAAGGCCTTCTTTCTCAAGCGCGGCATGCCGGCGATGATCGCCGACCGGGCGCTTCTGCCGTTAGCCTCCTGGATATGGCGTATGCGCGAAGAGGGGGTAAAACTGCTCTCGTCGTGCCTCGAGGGGATGAGCGAATTAACGCCGGCCAGGATCACGCTCTCGCTGAAGAGGGGCGGAGCCGGTTTTGACGACGACTGCGAGGACGACTACACGAAGGCGGTCATCGCGAACAGGGGCCGCGAGGCGGCGGTAAGATTTCCCGTCGTCGGGCCGCACCGAGACGATATCATGATCACTGCCGGCGACAGGCCGGCCTCCGAGGCGTTGAGCCGCGGCCTCAGGCGCCGTACGGCGATAGCGCTGATGCTCGCCGCGGCCGACGGCGTAAAGAGAAAGATCGGCCGCGATCCGGTGCTTTTGCTCGACGAAGTCACGGCGGAACTTGACTCTTCCGGACGTTCGCTTCTCTTCGAGGCGCTGCTCTCGCGCGGGACTCAGGTGTTCGCGGCTACCGCCGAACCCTTCTGCGAGAATTTTCCCGGCCTCATTCACAAAGTTTCCGGAGGACGGATAACGGAAAGCCGCGAAAACCGATAA
- the dnaA gene encoding chromosomal replication initiator protein DnaA: protein MDLDIIWKEYYKYCMEKLGTEDKTAEIYLQTCMPLSLDDGVLTLDVATQFAMDQINSRYLARMRELLIETSFGTDVRLRVSSDQPEDTRVQEPQPKAQPPKPASGRNGLNPNYVFSTFVVGKSNRLPHAASLAVAESPGNTYNPFFIWGKVGLGKTHLMHAIGHHIEATNNNTKILYVSAEKFTNDLITAIRNNTNQEFRARYRELDVLMIDDVQFIAGKEQTQEEFFWTFNTLHDAKKQIIISADRPPKDIEGIADRLVSRFEWGLVTDIQPPDLETRVAILQKKAEMKKYMNIPEDVIMFIAQNIPSNIRELEGSLNRIVACSDLNHEPINIENASVWLKDLIKEHPVGTVSIGLIQQMTAEAFGFSVEELLSKKRTADLALARQAAMYVARNKTNEALIQIAYAFNKKDHTVVIHACRKIAELIKTDLRIRSFVDNIVNKL from the coding sequence ATGGATCTAGACATTATTTGGAAAGAGTACTACAAGTACTGCATGGAAAAGCTTGGTACTGAGGACAAGACGGCGGAGATATATCTCCAGACATGCATGCCGCTCTCGCTTGACGACGGCGTGCTGACGCTGGACGTCGCCACCCAGTTTGCGATGGATCAGATAAACTCGAGATACCTCGCAAGAATGAGGGAACTCCTCATAGAGACCAGCTTCGGCACGGATGTAAGGCTCAGGGTATCTTCCGACCAGCCGGAGGATACGAGGGTCCAGGAACCCCAGCCCAAAGCCCAGCCGCCAAAGCCAGCATCCGGGCGCAACGGACTTAATCCGAATTATGTCTTCTCGACATTCGTCGTCGGAAAGTCAAACCGGCTTCCCCATGCCGCCAGCCTTGCCGTCGCTGAATCTCCCGGAAACACGTACAACCCCTTTTTCATCTGGGGAAAGGTGGGCCTCGGCAAGACCCACCTCATGCACGCCATAGGACATCATATTGAGGCAACAAACAATAACACAAAAATACTTTATGTCAGTGCCGAAAAATTCACCAACGACCTGATCACCGCGATAAGAAACAACACCAATCAGGAGTTTCGCGCGCGTTACCGCGAGCTGGATGTGCTGATGATAGACGACGTGCAGTTCATCGCCGGCAAAGAGCAGACGCAGGAAGAGTTTTTCTGGACGTTCAATACTCTGCACGACGCGAAAAAACAGATAATAATAAGCGCCGACCGGCCCCCCAAGGACATAGAGGGGATCGCCGACAGACTTGTGTCGCGCTTTGAATGGGGGCTCGTCACCGACATACAGCCGCCTGATCTTGAGACGCGCGTCGCCATACTGCAGAAAAAGGCCGAGATGAAGAAGTACATGAACATCCCGGAGGATGTCATTATGTTCATCGCGCAAAACATACCGAGCAACATACGCGAACTCGAGGGCTCGCTGAACAGGATCGTCGCCTGTTCGGACCTCAACCACGAGCCAATAAACATAGAGAACGCCAGCGTCTGGCTGAAGGACCTGATCAAGGAGCACCCGGTCGGAACGGTGAGCATCGGCCTGATACAGCAGATGACGGCGGAGGCCTTCGGCTTCTCCGTCGAAGAGCTGCTCTCCAAGAAGAGGACGGCAGACCTTGCCCTCGCGCGCCAGGCGGCGATGTATGTGGCGCGCAACAAGACAAACGAGGCGCTGATCCAGATCGCCTACGCCTTTAACAAGAAGGATCATACCGTCGTCATCCATGCCTGCAGGAAGATCGCCGAACTGATAAAGACCGACCTCAGGATACGCTCTTTTGTGGATAACATTGTGAATAAGTTATGA
- a CDS encoding cupin domain-containing protein: MILKNQEEGIKREKLGGSGKGHALAFPITIPDQDGAFIMTTRLELEPGASVGYHLHADNEEVYFVMGGEGLYTEENESRQVKAGDIMLCRMGRSHGIENTGKETLVLGAAIAKRA, encoded by the coding sequence ATGATATTAAAAAACCAGGAAGAGGGCATAAAGAGAGAAAAACTGGGAGGCAGCGGAAAGGGACACGCTTTGGCCTTCCCGATAACTATCCCGGACCAGGACGGCGCCTTTATAATGACGACCCGCCTTGAACTGGAGCCGGGAGCGTCCGTAGGCTATCATCTGCACGCCGACAACGAAGAGGTATACTTCGTCATGGGCGGCGAGGGCCTATATACCGAAGAGAACGAAAGCCGGCAGGTAAAGGCGGGAGACATCATGCTCTGCCGCATGGGGCGCTCGCACGGCATAGAGAACACCGGAAAAGAGACGCTTGTGCTCGGAGCCGCGATCGCAAAGCGCGCATAA
- a CDS encoding class II SORL domain-containing protein, with amino-acid sequence MKIGEVMRDGDFKAEKHVPTIEAPEKVKLGEEALVKVMVGQEIKHPNTPLHHIRWIQLYFKPDDATPVIEVAKFDYSAHSDTMNPDMPGCAAADPASCVKVKLTKSGTFIAVSYCNIHGLWESAKKIEVEA; translated from the coding sequence ATGAAAATCGGAGAAGTAATGAGAGACGGAGATTTTAAAGCTGAGAAACATGTGCCGACGATAGAGGCCCCCGAGAAGGTAAAATTGGGAGAAGAGGCGCTCGTAAAGGTAATGGTGGGACAGGAGATCAAGCACCCGAACACCCCGCTCCATCACATCCGCTGGATCCAGCTCTATTTTAAGCCCGACGACGCCACCCCCGTCATCGAAGTCGCGAAGTTTGACTACAGCGCCCACAGCGACACGATGAATCCAGACATGCCGGGCTGCGCAGCGGCCGATCCGGCCAGCTGCGTAAAAGTCAAGCTGACAAAGTCCGGGACGTTCATCGCCGTCAGCTACTGCAATATCCACGGCCTTTGGGAGAGCGCGAAGAAGATCGAAGTCGAGGCGTAG
- the dnaN gene encoding DNA polymerase III subunit beta: MKLTINKKQFLASWGLAERSTSASGSVSILSSILVKAGFESVLLQATDIKTSIICFASGVTVNEPGEAVFPIKMVSDLFKKAPGEEFTVEVNEGRVTLRAGRSKYNFSSYPVREFPALPSSDNAGVFCRLSAADLAKVIDEGTLAASTGEEFPLYLSSANLQISQNRLSIISTDTRRLAISSALAADGVEDAAALLPMKGVKELQRILGSLNPETEVKVLYDSAQFYFKTDTLEFTVRRVESKFPPYEKILPKNSTLNVVTDRGSLISALERVDVIVRDFNRMVVLDIIPGAEIVLLAKAPDFGQAKEEIGAEAEGEKLRIAVNSKFFLEALKVMRDPEVKLSFNGQAGHMAVKRGDSDDFLCLIAPINLSEEELRMFDMEQNGTDGI; this comes from the coding sequence ATGAAGCTTACAATCAACAAAAAGCAGTTCCTTGCAAGCTGGGGTCTCGCCGAAAGAAGCACGTCCGCCTCCGGGTCGGTAAGCATTCTCTCGTCAATCCTCGTCAAGGCCGGCTTTGAGTCGGTACTGCTGCAGGCAACCGACATAAAGACGTCGATAATCTGCTTTGCGTCCGGTGTTACCGTAAATGAACCGGGAGAGGCCGTGTTTCCCATCAAGATGGTCAGCGACCTCTTTAAGAAAGCGCCGGGAGAGGAATTTACCGTCGAGGTGAACGAGGGAAGGGTCACGCTGAGAGCCGGCAGGAGTAAATATAACTTCTCAAGCTACCCCGTGCGTGAATTTCCCGCGCTGCCCTCCTCGGACAACGCCGGCGTCTTCTGCAGGCTGTCGGCGGCGGACCTCGCTAAGGTGATCGACGAGGGGACTCTCGCGGCCTCGACCGGCGAGGAGTTTCCGCTCTATCTCTCTTCGGCAAATCTGCAGATATCGCAGAACAGGCTGAGCATCATCTCCACCGACACGAGAAGGCTCGCTATTTCTTCCGCGCTGGCGGCCGACGGCGTCGAAGACGCGGCCGCGCTGCTGCCGATGAAGGGTGTAAAGGAGTTGCAGAGGATTCTCGGCTCGCTGAATCCGGAGACGGAGGTAAAGGTACTGTATGACAGCGCGCAGTTTTATTTCAAGACCGATACGCTCGAATTCACCGTCCGCCGCGTGGAGTCGAAGTTCCCGCCGTATGAGAAGATACTGCCGAAAAACAGCACTCTCAACGTCGTTACCGACAGGGGCTCCCTTATATCGGCCCTTGAGCGCGTCGACGTCATCGTGCGGGATTTTAACCGCATGGTGGTCCTCGACATCATCCCCGGCGCGGAGATCGTGCTGCTCGCCAAGGCCCCTGATTTCGGGCAGGCCAAAGAGGAGATAGGCGCCGAGGCCGAGGGCGAAAAGCTGAGGATCGCCGTCAATTCTAAGTTCTTCCTCGAGGCCCTCAAGGTCATGAGGGACCCGGAGGTAAAGCTTTCTTTCAACGGCCAGGCCGGACATATGGCGGTAAAACGCGGCGACAGCGACGATTTCTTATGTCTCATCGCGCCGATCAACCTCTCTGAGGAAGAACTCAGGATGTTTGATATGGAGCAAAACGGGACGGATGGGATTTAG
- a CDS encoding AI-2E family transporter has product MRPHEESVNFFGGDNMPFIIFFVLFAFLAWDITAPISTPILWAAVLSFISMPIYRLISRRLMRNRFPSVASGVTLALLLLICIVPVLYALSTLGSEAAGMGAKFSQLLAKIQHQAYSGRDFDFPAWLPLWAADYLTSFLENSDAVKTALQFFAQWSAKFLSSLSAHIIEQGSSFILNAMIATMISFFFIRDGEKIVNYVKSVVPLSPEENEAFFFRTGSILNSIVYGIILTVALQALVGGVGWWFVGLGSPALFGMLMFFFGMFPAGTAVVWVPGSIYLALTGDIKNAAILFVWGLLVVGTIDNLLRPFLISGGRSGRGEIPTLLIIMGLFGGVMVWGFLGIFVGPLILVLFVSVCDLYRKRWLRRQER; this is encoded by the coding sequence ATGAGACCTCATGAAGAATCGGTAAATTTTTTCGGCGGCGACAATATGCCGTTTATAATATTTTTTGTGCTATTCGCCTTTCTCGCCTGGGATATAACGGCTCCAATATCGACGCCGATCCTCTGGGCGGCGGTGCTCTCTTTCATATCGATGCCGATATACCGCCTGATCAGCCGGCGGCTGATGCGGAACCGCTTTCCGAGCGTCGCTTCCGGCGTTACGCTGGCGCTGCTTCTGCTGATCTGTATCGTCCCCGTCCTATACGCGCTCTCGACGTTAGGAAGCGAGGCGGCCGGCATGGGGGCCAAATTCTCGCAGCTTCTCGCGAAGATACAGCATCAGGCTTACAGCGGCAGGGATTTTGACTTCCCCGCGTGGCTGCCCTTATGGGCCGCGGATTATCTGACCTCCTTCCTGGAAAATTCCGATGCCGTAAAAACCGCCCTCCAGTTCTTCGCCCAATGGTCCGCGAAATTCCTCAGTTCTCTCTCCGCCCATATTATCGAACAGGGTTCGAGCTTTATTCTCAACGCGATGATAGCTACGATGATCTCTTTTTTCTTCATCCGCGACGGCGAAAAGATCGTCAATTACGTGAAGAGCGTGGTCCCGCTTTCGCCTGAGGAGAACGAGGCCTTCTTCTTCCGCACCGGCAGCATTTTGAACTCCATCGTCTACGGCATCATCCTCACCGTCGCGCTGCAGGCCCTCGTCGGCGGCGTCGGCTGGTGGTTCGTCGGCCTCGGCAGCCCGGCGCTTTTCGGGATGCTGATGTTCTTTTTCGGCATGTTTCCCGCTGGCACGGCTGTCGTTTGGGTCCCAGGCTCCATATACCTGGCCCTGACGGGAGACATTAAAAACGCGGCGATCCTCTTTGTCTGGGGCCTCCTGGTCGTGGGCACGATCGACAACCTACTGCGCCCGTTCCTTATCAGCGGCGGCCGCAGCGGCCGCGGCGAGATACCGACCCTGCTGATAATAATGGGGCTCTTCGGCGGGGTCATGGTCTGGGGATTCCTGGGGATCTTCGTCGGCCCGCTCATCCTCGTACTTTTCGTATCGGTGTGCGACCTCTATCGGAAACGCTGGCTCAGGAGGCAGGAAAGATAA
- a CDS encoding DUF362 domain-containing protein yields the protein MRSKVYFTNMRATPELNLLQKLAKLIKSAGIEEIDFKKQFAAIKIHLGEPGNIAYLRPNFSKVVADLVKELGGKPFLTDSNTLYVGRRKDALEHLDAAYENGYNPFCTGCQVIIADGLKGTDEALIPVEGGEYVKEAKIGRAIADADIVISLSHFKGHELTGFGGAIKNLGMGSGSRAGKMEMHSDGKPDIDEERCIGCGRCARNCAHKAISIKAGKAHNDHGKCVGCGRCIAACPFDAVQPDWEGSNDVLNKKMAEYAKAVIQGKPNFHICLVIDVSPFCDCHAENDAAVTPDIGFFASFDPVALDQACADAVNKAPAISGTYLTDKLHENGADADHFHAMHPDTKWRVMLEHAEKLGIGTRGYELIEV from the coding sequence ATGCGTTCAAAGGTATATTTCACGAATATGAGGGCGACGCCGGAACTTAATCTGCTTCAGAAGCTCGCGAAGCTGATAAAGAGCGCCGGCATCGAAGAGATCGATTTCAAAAAGCAGTTCGCGGCGATAAAAATACATCTCGGGGAGCCGGGAAACATCGCCTATCTGCGCCCGAACTTCTCAAAGGTGGTGGCGGACCTCGTCAAAGAGCTTGGCGGTAAGCCCTTCCTTACAGACAGCAACACGCTCTACGTCGGCCGCCGCAAGGACGCGCTCGAGCATCTCGACGCCGCCTACGAGAACGGCTACAACCCGTTCTGCACCGGCTGCCAGGTGATCATCGCCGACGGCCTCAAGGGGACCGACGAGGCCTTGATCCCGGTAGAGGGCGGCGAATATGTCAAAGAGGCGAAGATCGGCCGCGCCATCGCCGACGCCGATATCGTCATCTCGCTATCCCACTTCAAGGGGCACGAACTGACCGGTTTCGGCGGCGCGATCAAAAATCTCGGCATGGGTTCGGGGTCGCGCGCCGGCAAGATGGAGATGCACAGCGACGGCAAACCCGACATCGACGAGGAAAGGTGCATCGGCTGCGGCCGCTGCGCGAGAAACTGCGCGCACAAGGCTATCTCGATCAAAGCCGGCAAGGCGCACAACGACCACGGCAAATGCGTCGGCTGCGGCCGCTGCATCGCCGCCTGTCCCTTCGACGCCGTGCAGCCCGACTGGGAGGGCTCTAACGACGTCCTCAACAAAAAAATGGCCGAATACGCGAAGGCCGTCATCCAGGGCAAACCTAACTTTCATATCTGCCTCGTCATCGACGTCTCGCCCTTCTGCGACTGCCACGCGGAAAACGACGCCGCCGTCACGCCCGACATCGGCTTCTTCGCCTCCTTCGACCCGGTGGCGCTCGACCAGGCCTGCGCCGACGCCGTGAACAAGGCTCCCGCGATATCCGGCACCTATCTGACGGACAAACTTCACGAAAACGGCGCCGACGCCGACCACTTCCACGCGATGCACCCCGACACTAAATGGCGGGTTATGCTCGAACACGCCGAAAAGCTCGGCATCGGCACGCGCGGATATGAGCTTATAGAGGTGTAA
- a CDS encoding DciA family protein, producing MKKVDGARAAGDIFREVTKSGGRPAADSERWAQLSLSVKLAELEERWEEIAGSPLAQKSQLAVCEFAGEVMTLTVNVSEQSILSAVRFRRAQVEKRLAAFFGCKKIKVDFRVGPVIRHSQAQPPLPSYKRRAPVVLSEEDVEAEKRDFEESGLSGELALRMARVKLSLEKLSRRSSG from the coding sequence ATGAAAAAGGTTGACGGAGCCAGAGCCGCCGGCGATATATTCAGAGAGGTGACAAAGAGCGGGGGACGGCCCGCGGCCGACTCCGAAAGATGGGCGCAGCTCTCGCTCTCCGTCAAACTCGCCGAGCTGGAAGAGCGCTGGGAAGAGATCGCCGGCTCGCCTCTGGCGCAAAAGAGCCAGCTCGCCGTCTGTGAATTCGCGGGCGAGGTGATGACGCTCACAGTCAACGTCTCGGAGCAGAGCATCCTGTCGGCGGTGCGGTTCCGCCGCGCACAGGTTGAAAAGCGGCTGGCGGCGTTCTTCGGGTGCAAAAAGATCAAAGTGGACTTTCGCGTCGGGCCGGTAATACGGCATTCGCAGGCCCAGCCGCCCCTGCCGTCGTACAAAAGGCGCGCCCCCGTCGTCCTCTCCGAGGAGGACGTCGAGGCGGAGAAGCGGGATTTTGAGGAATCCGGCCTCTCCGGGGAACTTGCGCTGAGAATGGCGCGCGTCAAGCTTTCACTGGAAAAACTTTCGCGGAGATCGTCAGGTTAA
- the mnmG gene encoding tRNA uridine-5-carboxymethylaminomethyl(34) synthesis enzyme MnmG, whose protein sequence is MRINDRYDVITIGAGHAGCEAALAAARMGARTLLICLYLDSIAMMPCNPSIGGPAKGHMVREIDALGGECAAAADDATRHLRWLNTSKGAAVRTLRAQCSPRRYSDHYRAALLSEKNLELHQAQAAELVIERGEARGVKIKTGQIFYADCVILATGTYLDSKIHIGMTCHKSGPLGMVASTEFARSLRKSGLEIGRLRTDTTPRLHFDTIDWDSLDCQRSIAEPQAFSHFGPKRVYDEMICGLTRTNAETHRIIKKYFSESPLYMGRLDTEGPRYCPSIDDKIMKFPEKDTHPIFLEPISSEGREVYVQNFSTSMCLEAQFESIKTIKGCEHAHILRPGYAIEYDFVIPTQLNPWLETKPVKNLFLAGQINGTSGYEEAAAQGLIAGVNAALRVKGEEPFVLRRDEAYIGVLIDDLVTKGTGEPYRMLTSRCEYRLLLRHDNAAARLCGAGRRVGLLSDEKYGRFRAMAEAGEAEEIRLEGLKIPPTAEVNEKLAAISSSPLDEGISAKNLLRRPEVSWAFIAALTGSELDPEYGEKIANELKYEGYISRQQRQVEKFRRMEQLKIPAYIDFGEIRGLSAEGCGKLEKIRPATLGQASRIPGVPPTDIQLLWVAIENGRRKQNEKG, encoded by the coding sequence ATGCGGATAAACGACAGATATGACGTAATAACCATCGGCGCGGGACACGCCGGATGCGAGGCGGCGCTGGCCGCGGCGAGGATGGGCGCGCGCACGCTGCTCATATGCCTGTACCTCGACAGCATCGCGATGATGCCCTGCAACCCCTCCATCGGCGGACCGGCCAAAGGACATATGGTGAGGGAAATAGACGCCCTCGGCGGCGAATGCGCGGCGGCGGCGGACGACGCCACGCGGCATCTGCGCTGGCTGAACACCTCTAAAGGGGCGGCTGTGCGCACCCTGCGCGCGCAGTGCAGCCCGAGGCGCTACAGCGATCATTACCGCGCGGCGCTGCTGTCGGAAAAGAACCTTGAGCTGCACCAGGCGCAGGCCGCGGAGCTCGTCATCGAGCGCGGCGAGGCGCGCGGCGTCAAAATAAAGACGGGACAGATATTTTACGCTGACTGCGTGATACTCGCCACCGGCACATACCTCGATTCAAAGATACATATCGGCATGACCTGCCATAAATCGGGCCCGCTGGGGATGGTAGCCTCGACGGAATTCGCGCGGAGCCTGCGCAAAAGCGGCCTCGAGATCGGGCGCCTGCGTACCGACACGACGCCGAGGCTGCATTTCGACACGATAGACTGGGATTCCCTCGACTGTCAGCGCAGCATCGCGGAGCCGCAGGCCTTCTCCCATTTTGGGCCGAAGCGGGTGTATGACGAGATGATATGCGGGCTTACGCGTACCAACGCGGAAACTCACAGAATAATCAAAAAATATTTTTCCGAATCCCCCCTCTATATGGGCAGGCTGGATACGGAAGGGCCCAGATATTGCCCCTCCATCGACGACAAGATAATGAAGTTCCCCGAAAAGGATACCCATCCCATCTTTCTCGAACCGATATCCTCCGAGGGCCGTGAGGTCTATGTCCAGAATTTTTCCACCTCGATGTGCCTTGAGGCGCAGTTTGAAAGCATAAAGACGATCAAGGGATGCGAACACGCCCATATCCTGCGTCCCGGCTACGCCATAGAGTATGATTTCGTCATTCCCACGCAGCTGAACCCCTGGCTGGAGACGAAGCCGGTGAAAAACCTGTTCCTCGCGGGACAGATAAACGGCACCTCGGGATACGAAGAGGCGGCGGCGCAGGGGCTGATCGCCGGCGTCAACGCCGCGCTGCGCGTAAAGGGGGAGGAGCCCTTCGTGCTGCGGCGCGACGAGGCATACATCGGCGTACTGATAGACGACCTCGTGACGAAGGGGACGGGCGAACCATACAGGATGCTCACCAGCCGCTGTGAATACAGGCTCCTGCTGCGCCACGACAACGCCGCCGCCCGCCTCTGCGGGGCCGGTCGCCGCGTCGGGCTCCTTTCAGACGAAAAATACGGACGCTTCCGCGCGATGGCCGAGGCCGGAGAGGCCGAAGAGATACGTCTTGAAGGATTGAAGATCCCTCCCACCGCCGAGGTCAACGAAAAACTGGCCGCGATATCCTCCTCGCCGCTTGACGAAGGGATATCGGCGAAAAACCTTCTGCGGCGTCCGGAGGTAAGCTGGGCCTTCATCGCCGCCCTTACCGGCTCGGAACTCGATCCTGAATACGGTGAAAAGATCGCGAACGAGCTCAAATATGAGGGCTATATCAGCCGCCAGCAGAGGCAGGTCGAAAAATTCCGGCGCATGGAACAGCTTAAAATACCGGCCTATATCGATTTCGGCGAGATCCGCGGCCTCTCCGCCGAAGGATGCGGAAAACTTGAAAAAATCAGACCGGCGACGCTTGGCCAGGCCTCGCGCATCCCCGGAGTGCCGCCGACCGATATACAGCTTTTGTGGGTCGCGATAGAGAACGGGCGCAGGAAACAGAATGAAAAAGGTTGA